The segment AGGGCCGGGTCGTCGAGGAAGGCACCCACGAGGAACTGATCGCGAACCGCGGCCACTTCCATCACCTGGTACGGCTGCAGAAGGCCACATCCGAGATCATGGAGGTGGCATGACCGACACCGCGACCACCTACAAAGAGCGGATGCCCGACGCGCTGGCCGACCGTTGCCGGGCGGCGCTGCGGGAAGGAGAGTCCGTCCGCATCGCGGCGGCGACCGACCTGACGGAAGACCTGCGGTTCGAGGAACGCTGGCTCCTCGTGACGGACCAGCGCCTGTTGCGGTTCGATTCGAACGGGGCAGGCACGGGAAACGGGGCAGGCACGGGGAACGGGGACGGGTCCATCGAATTGTCCGATGCCAAAAGCGCCGCCGTGGAAGAACTGGTCGGCTCGGGCCGGATCAACGTGGTGATCGGGAACGAAGAGGTCGAGGTCATCCGCTATACCCCGTCCCAGCGCGCCAAGTTCGCGCGGATCGCCCGGGGTATCGACCAGCTCATCAAGGAAGATCCGGTCGACATGCAGGGGGAGGTCGACAAGACCCGGTGCGACCGGTGCGGACGCCTCCTGCCCGAACCGAACGGGATTTGTTCGGCGTGCACCAACCGGCTCGCGATGATGCAGCGGATCGCCCGATACGCCCTGCCGTTCAAGGGCAAGCTCGCGCTGATGGTCTTCCTGTCGCTCCTGTTCACCCTGGCCGAACTCGGCCCGCCCTATATCATGGGGCGCATCATCGACGACGTGCTGGGCGTCCCGGCCGGCGGTGTTCCGGCCGGCGGCGTCCCTGCCGACGGTGTGGCCGGGGACCCGTTCGCGTTCCTCTACCTGCTCGTCGTCGCCTACGCGGTCATCCGACTCGTATCCTTCGTCCTGGAGATCTTCAAGGACCGCCTTTCCGTATGGCTCGGCGGCCGCGTGATCGTGTCCGTCCGCGAAGACCTGTACGAAAACCTCTCCCGCCTGAGCATGAAATTCTACAACAAGCGGCAGGTGGGATCCCTGATCTCGCGGGTCTCCAACGACACGGAAAGCATGATGTGGTTCCTGGTCGACGGCGTGCCCTATATCCTGACCAACCTCCTGCTCCTGGTGGGGATCCTGGTCCTGCTCTTCGTGACCAGCTGGCAACTGACGCTCATGGTGCTCATTCCCATACCTTTGCTCGTCATCGGCGGGGGGTATTTCTGGGTCCGGCTGATCCGGGCGTTCCGGACGAAATACTACCGCTGGGGCAAGCTGGTGGGCATGGCGGGCGAGATGCTTTCCTCGGTGCGCGTCGTAAAGACCTTCGTCCAGGAAAAGCGGGAGATGCGCCGGTTCAGAAGCAGCAACGAAGGGGTCTTCCGGGGCGATTACGAGAGCGAAAAGGAAGCGGCCGTTTTCTTCAGCACGGTCAGCATGCTGACGTCGTCCGGAATGATCCTGGTCTGGTACTACGGGGGAATCGCCGTCATTGACGACACCTTCACCACCGGCGCCCTCATCATGTTCATCGCCTACCTCTGGATGCTGTACGAACCCCTTCGGTGGTTCGGCGAGCTGAACACCTGGTCGAGCCGGGCCATGAGCGGTGCGGAGAAGGTCTTCGAAATCGTCGACACCCCCGCGGAAACCGAGGACCGGGACGACCCGGTCGAGATGAAGGACATGAAGGGCGAGGTGGAATTCGAAGACGTGACCTTCGCCTACGAGGCGGGCAAGCCCGTTCTCCACGACATCAGCCTCCACGTGCAGCCCGGCGAGATGATCGGGCTGGTGGGCAAGTCCGGGTCGGGCAAGACGACGATGACCAACCTGCTCTGCCGGTTCTACGATATCGACGACGGCAACCTGGAGATCGACGGCGTACCGATCCGGGACATCGGCCTGGAAGACCTGCGAAGGCAGATCGGCGTCGTGCTGCAGGACTCCTATTTCTTCAGCGGATCCATCGCGGAGAACATCCGGTACAGCAGTCCGGACGCCTCGATCGATCAGATCATGCGGGCGGCGCGGACGGCGAACGCCCACGATTTCATCTGCGCGAAGCCCGACGGATACGACACGCAGATCGGCGAGAACGGCAAGGAACTGTCGGGTGGCGAAAAGCAGCGGATCGCCATCGCGCGGGCCATCATCCACGATCCACGCATCCTGGTCCTGGACGAGGCCACTTCGTCGGTGGACACCCACACGGAGAAGCTCATCCAGGAGGCCATCGCCAACCTCGTGAAGGGCCGGACGACTTTCGCCATCGCCCACCGGCTTTCGACCCTCCGCCGGGCGGACCGGCTGGTGGTACTGGACGCGGGAAAGATCGTGGAGACGGGCACCCATGAGGAACTGCTGGACATGAAGGGCCATTTCTACCGCATGGTCGAAACGCAGCGGGCGAGCACCGCGGTCATGGCCGTGGGCGGGGGCAAGGCCGACCCGAACCGCGGCGCCAACGGACATAGTTCTTAAGCGGGGAGATCGAGATGCCGGATGAACCTGGCGTAGACGCGCCGGACACCTTTGAATTCGAGACGGGGATCGAGAACGCCCCCGTCGAACCCTACCAGGCGAGCGAGATCCGGGTCTTCCGGGCGCCGAAGAACACCGTGCGCATGACGGTCCGCGACGAGCGGTCCTACATCCGCGTCCGGCCGGTCAACGCCTCCCCCATGGCTCACTCGGACCGGTACGTGTCGCTCCTGGACATCAAGAACGAGGAAGTGGCCTTCATCAAGGACCTGAACGACCTGGACGAAGATTCCCGAAAGGTCATCGAGGAAGAGCTGGCCCACCGGTACCTGCGGGCGACGATCGAGCGGGTGAACTCCATACAGATGGAATACGGCGTCACCTACTGGGACGTCATGACCGACCGGGGCAAGCGAGAGTTCGTCATCCGCGGCCACGAGAACACCCACTGGGCGTCGGATTCGCGGCTCTTGCTCACCGACGTCGACGGCAACCGGTTCGAGGTGGTGGACTACACCCGCCTGGATGCCCACAGCATCCAGTTGATCGAGACCAACGTGTGACGGAAGGAAGATCATGGCGCGACGGACGGCGCAGGATAAGTACGACCAGCTGCTGCGGGACGGCTTCTGCGTAGTCGAGGGGGTGCTGAAGCCCGAAATGCTGGAACGTGTGCGGACCGTTTCCGACCGGCTTCTCGACGCCCAGCCCCCGTCCCACTTCGTGGAGCAGAAGTCCACGGGCAGCATGATCAGCGTCTTCGACGACGTGTTCTTCGCCGAACTGGTCTCGTATCCTCCGGCGCTCGCCGCGCTCGCCGATCTCGGGTTCGACCGGCCCAGCTGGTACTCCGGGTACGTCATCAGCAAGCCGCCCCGCAGCCCGGCGCTGTTCTGGCACCAGGACTGGTGGGGGTGGGACGATCCCTGCAGCTACGAGCCGCCGCCGCAGCAGGTCTTCCTGATGTACTACCTGGTCGATACCGACCGGCACAACGGCTGCCTCCGCGTGATCGCCGGATCCCACCTGAACCGCCATCCCCTTCACCAGTATGTCGAGGAGGCGCACACGGGCGACCTGCGGGCCATGGCTGACCCCGATCACCCGGCCTACCAGCCCGCCGCGAACGAGGTGGACGTGCCGGTCCGGGCCGGCGACCTGGTCATCGGGGATTCCCGGCTGCTGCACGCGGCTCACGGGAACAAGAGCGACCAGCGGCGCACGGTGATCACCCTGTGGTACATTCCCCTGTATCACCAGCTGCCCGGTCGCATCCAGGCCTACCTGGCGCGCCATCCCCGGCCGGATACGTGGACGGACGCGACCCGGGGTGCGCTGAAGCCGCTGACTGCGATATACGAAGGCGAAGCGGAACCCATCGCGCGGAACCGCGTGCCCGGGCAGGCGCTGAAGTAGCGGATCGCAATGACCAACGATACCCTCTACCAGGAAGCCCTCCGCCCCCAATTCCACTTCACGGCGCAAAAACACTGGATCAACGATCCGAACGGTCTGGTGTATTTCGACGGGGAGTACCACCTCTACTTCCAGCATACGCCAGGCAGCATGGTGCACGGCCGCACGACCTGGGGCCACGCGGTCAGCACGGACCTGGTGCACTGGAAGCAGCTTCACAC is part of the Gemmatimonadota bacterium genome and harbors:
- a CDS encoding ABC transporter ATP-binding protein; this translates as MTDTATTYKERMPDALADRCRAALREGESVRIAAATDLTEDLRFEERWLLVTDQRLLRFDSNGAGTGNGAGTGNGDGSIELSDAKSAAVEELVGSGRINVVIGNEEVEVIRYTPSQRAKFARIARGIDQLIKEDPVDMQGEVDKTRCDRCGRLLPEPNGICSACTNRLAMMQRIARYALPFKGKLALMVFLSLLFTLAELGPPYIMGRIIDDVLGVPAGGVPAGGVPADGVAGDPFAFLYLLVVAYAVIRLVSFVLEIFKDRLSVWLGGRVIVSVREDLYENLSRLSMKFYNKRQVGSLISRVSNDTESMMWFLVDGVPYILTNLLLLVGILVLLFVTSWQLTLMVLIPIPLLVIGGGYFWVRLIRAFRTKYYRWGKLVGMAGEMLSSVRVVKTFVQEKREMRRFRSSNEGVFRGDYESEKEAAVFFSTVSMLTSSGMILVWYYGGIAVIDDTFTTGALIMFIAYLWMLYEPLRWFGELNTWSSRAMSGAEKVFEIVDTPAETEDRDDPVEMKDMKGEVEFEDVTFAYEAGKPVLHDISLHVQPGEMIGLVGKSGSGKTTMTNLLCRFYDIDDGNLEIDGVPIRDIGLEDLRRQIGVVLQDSYFFSGSIAENIRYSSPDASIDQIMRAARTANAHDFICAKPDGYDTQIGENGKELSGGEKQRIAIARAIIHDPRILVLDEATSSVDTHTEKLIQEAIANLVKGRTTFAIAHRLSTLRRADRLVVLDAGKIVETGTHEELLDMKGHFYRMVETQRASTAVMAVGGGKADPNRGANGHSS
- a CDS encoding phytanoyl-CoA dioxygenase family protein produces the protein MARRTAQDKYDQLLRDGFCVVEGVLKPEMLERVRTVSDRLLDAQPPSHFVEQKSTGSMISVFDDVFFAELVSYPPALAALADLGFDRPSWYSGYVISKPPRSPALFWHQDWWGWDDPCSYEPPPQQVFLMYYLVDTDRHNGCLRVIAGSHLNRHPLHQYVEEAHTGDLRAMADPDHPAYQPAANEVDVPVRAGDLVIGDSRLLHAAHGNKSDQRRTVITLWYIPLYHQLPGRIQAYLARHPRPDTWTDATRGALKPLTAIYEGEAEPIARNRVPGQALK
- a CDS encoding DUF1854 domain-containing protein — encoded protein: MPDEPGVDAPDTFEFETGIENAPVEPYQASEIRVFRAPKNTVRMTVRDERSYIRVRPVNASPMAHSDRYVSLLDIKNEEVAFIKDLNDLDEDSRKVIEEELAHRYLRATIERVNSIQMEYGVTYWDVMTDRGKREFVIRGHENTHWASDSRLLLTDVDGNRFEVVDYTRLDAHSIQLIETNV